The proteins below come from a single Dinghuibacter silviterrae genomic window:
- a CDS encoding Nif3-like dinuclear metal center hexameric protein, whose product MRIQEFIDVLEAYAPPAYQEDFDNAGLLVGDAARECTGVLVTHDATEAVIEEAAANGCNLVVAYHPILFKGLRRITGKTYVERVVTKAIKGDISIYAIHTNLDNIKDGMNSRIAACLGLQDLAPLEPKKGQLKKLYVFVPKDHAGKVRQAIFDAGGGHIGRYDACSFNTEGTGTYRAGEGAEPFIGQIGEFHKEPEIRIEIIFPAPAERSILEAMVKAHPYEEVAYDLVTLDNAHQGLGNGWIGTLPEPMGEEAFLHLLKDAFHLSVVRHSPLRAKPVRKVAVCGGAGSFLTGKAIGAGADWLVTADLKYHEFFAAEDRIVLADIGHFESEQYTPGLLYDILREKFRTFAIFISKVRTNPVHYFL is encoded by the coding sequence ATGCGGATACAGGAATTCATTGACGTACTGGAAGCCTACGCCCCACCCGCTTACCAGGAAGACTTTGACAACGCCGGTTTGCTCGTCGGGGACGCCGCCCGGGAGTGTACGGGGGTCCTGGTAACGCACGACGCGACGGAGGCGGTCATAGAAGAAGCCGCTGCAAACGGATGTAACCTCGTGGTGGCCTACCACCCCATCCTCTTCAAAGGACTCCGCCGGATTACCGGCAAGACCTATGTGGAACGGGTCGTCACGAAGGCGATCAAAGGGGATATTTCCATATACGCCATCCACACGAACCTGGATAATATAAAGGACGGGATGAACAGCCGCATCGCGGCCTGCCTGGGATTGCAAGACCTGGCGCCCCTGGAACCTAAGAAAGGGCAGCTAAAAAAGCTATATGTATTTGTTCCAAAAGATCACGCCGGTAAAGTCCGCCAGGCCATCTTCGACGCCGGGGGCGGCCATATCGGCCGCTATGATGCCTGTAGCTTCAACACGGAAGGGACAGGGACCTACCGGGCGGGAGAAGGCGCCGAGCCCTTTATAGGGCAGATCGGGGAGTTCCATAAAGAACCGGAAATTCGCATAGAGATCATTTTCCCCGCCCCGGCAGAACGCAGTATCCTGGAAGCCATGGTCAAAGCCCATCCCTATGAAGAGGTGGCCTATGACCTGGTGACCCTGGACAATGCCCACCAGGGGTTGGGCAACGGTTGGATCGGGACCCTGCCGGAGCCTATGGGGGAAGAGGCCTTTCTCCACCTGCTGAAGGACGCGTTTCACCTCTCCGTGGTCCGTCATTCTCCCCTGAGGGCCAAACCGGTACGAAAGGTGGCCGTTTGCGGGGGCGCCGGGAGCTTTTTGACCGGGAAAGCCATCGGGGCGGGGGCGGACTGGCTGGTCACGGCCGACCTCAAATACCACGAGTTCTTTGCCGCCGAAGACAGGATTGTCCTGGCGGACATAGGGCACTTCGAAAGCGAACAATACACCCCCGGCCTGCTATATGACATTTTGCGGGAAAAATTCCGTACCTTTGCGATCTTCATCTCGAAGGTCCGGACAAATCCGGTCCACTATTTTTTATAA
- a CDS encoding zinc ribbon domain-containing protein has protein sequence MATVKDFSVEEKLTSLLTVQKVESKLDEIQVLKGELPMEVSDLEDEIQGLHARKRRVEEEINGIQDFVNSKKELIKEAEALIKKYEKQSTNVKNNREFEAVNKEIEMQTLEVKLAEKHIKDAGEEITEKARHLESAKKAIANKESVLNGKKGELEKIIAETEKEENHYRKLDTEAREKVDARLLASFDRIRKNYRNGLAVVPIVRDACGGCFNAIPPQRQSDIKQRKKIIVCENCGRILVDQELTETVEVK, from the coding sequence ATGGCTACTGTTAAAGATTTCTCAGTGGAAGAAAAGCTCACCTCCCTGCTGACCGTTCAGAAGGTAGAGAGCAAACTTGACGAAATTCAGGTGCTGAAGGGCGAGCTGCCCATGGAGGTAAGCGACCTGGAAGACGAAATCCAGGGCCTGCATGCCCGCAAGCGCCGCGTGGAAGAAGAGATCAACGGGATCCAGGACTTCGTGAACTCGAAAAAGGAACTCATCAAGGAAGCCGAAGCCCTCATCAAAAAATACGAGAAGCAAAGCACCAACGTCAAGAATAACCGCGAGTTCGAGGCCGTGAACAAGGAAATCGAAATGCAGACCCTCGAAGTCAAACTGGCGGAAAAGCACATCAAGGACGCAGGGGAAGAGATCACTGAAAAGGCCCGTCACCTGGAGTCTGCCAAAAAGGCGATTGCCAATAAGGAGTCCGTCCTCAACGGTAAAAAGGGCGAACTTGAAAAGATCATCGCCGAAACCGAAAAGGAAGAAAACCACTACCGCAAGCTGGATACCGAAGCCCGTGAAAAAGTAGACGCCCGACTACTCGCCAGCTTCGACCGGATCCGCAAGAACTACCGCAACGGCCTGGCCGTCGTACCCATCGTACGCGACGCCTGTGGCGGTTGTTTCAACGCCATCCCGCCCCAGCGCCAAAGCGACATTAAACAGCGCAAGAAAATCATCGTCTGCGAAAACTGCGGCCGCATCCTTGTCGACCAGGAATTGACAGAGACCGTGGAGGTGAAATAA
- a CDS encoding tetratricopeptide repeat protein codes for MRIYLTVLLIGLSFTLHAQKVFDFNAPCQEAYHDILCLKIDAGQRLIDAEKKAHPNNLIPYFLENYVDFLVLFINEDPAEYERRAPHKDERLALMTEGPENSPFYGFTRAIINFQWAAIEMKFGGNVSAGWAGRKSFLQIKDNEKEFPDFSPNQMIYGAMKTVLGAVPDGYKWFTNLLGMKGSVRDGMAMVGGFISKHDAWANLFKDEGIFYYTYLKFYILNQHDEVFRFIEDCHLDTVNNLLFAYMVANLALNDQRADVTEAILRARNTSPEYMATPVWDMEMGCARLCHQQKDANVYLERYLAAFKGRFYVKDIIQKLSWYYYLEGNMPMASHYRKEVLTRGSAHTEADKNALRDAQLGVWPNKLLLEARLLSDGGYHKEAFQVLQGKTTSDFPTDVEKLEFSYRLGRIYDDLGRQDDAIKAYLVAVKLGEHRQEYFASRAAWQIGYIYERRGNKNMAVAFYQKCIDMPDHEYKNSMDQRAKAGIARCNGS; via the coding sequence ATGCGGATATATCTGACTGTCCTTTTGATTGGCCTTTCGTTCACCCTGCATGCGCAGAAGGTTTTCGACTTCAATGCTCCCTGCCAGGAAGCTTATCATGATATCCTTTGCCTGAAGATCGACGCGGGCCAGCGGCTGATCGACGCGGAGAAAAAAGCGCACCCCAACAACCTGATCCCGTACTTCCTGGAGAACTACGTGGACTTCCTGGTGCTTTTTATCAACGAAGATCCCGCGGAGTATGAACGGCGCGCCCCGCACAAGGATGAGCGCCTGGCGCTCATGACCGAAGGCCCTGAGAATTCTCCCTTTTACGGGTTTACCAGGGCCATCATCAATTTCCAGTGGGCGGCGATAGAAATGAAGTTCGGGGGGAACGTCAGCGCGGGTTGGGCAGGCCGTAAGTCTTTTCTGCAGATCAAGGACAACGAAAAGGAATTTCCTGATTTTTCCCCGAATCAAATGATCTACGGCGCCATGAAAACGGTGCTGGGCGCGGTTCCGGATGGGTATAAGTGGTTCACCAACCTGCTGGGGATGAAGGGGTCGGTCCGGGACGGGATGGCGATGGTGGGCGGTTTTATTTCCAAACACGACGCCTGGGCCAACCTGTTTAAGGACGAGGGCATCTTCTATTATACCTATCTGAAGTTTTATATCCTGAACCAGCACGACGAGGTCTTCCGGTTTATCGAAGACTGTCACCTGGATACGGTCAACAATCTTTTGTTTGCCTATATGGTCGCCAACCTGGCGCTCAACGACCAGCGCGCGGACGTTACCGAAGCCATCCTCCGTGCGCGGAACACGTCCCCGGAATACATGGCTACGCCGGTTTGGGACATGGAAATGGGCTGTGCCCGTCTCTGTCACCAGCAAAAGGATGCCAACGTCTACCTGGAGCGTTACCTGGCGGCCTTCAAGGGGCGGTTTTACGTCAAGGACATCATCCAGAAGCTGAGCTGGTATTACTACCTCGAAGGGAATATGCCCATGGCCAGCCACTACCGGAAGGAAGTGCTGACCCGGGGCTCGGCACATACCGAGGCGGATAAAAACGCGCTCCGGGATGCCCAGTTGGGTGTCTGGCCCAACAAGCTGCTGCTGGAGGCCCGGCTGCTGAGCGACGGCGGGTACCACAAGGAAGCCTTCCAGGTGCTGCAGGGGAAGACCACGTCGGACTTTCCGACGGACGTGGAAAAACTGGAATTTTCTTACCGGCTCGGACGCATCTATGACGACCTGGGCCGGCAGGACGACGCTATAAAAGCATACCTCGTGGCGGTAAAGCTCGGGGAGCACCGGCAGGAATATTTTGCGTCCAGGGCCGCCTGGCAGATCGGGTATATCTACGAACGCCGGGGGAACAAAAACATGGCGGTTGCTTTTTATCAGAAGTGTATCGACATGCCCGACCACGAGTACAAGAATTCCATGGATCAACGCGCGAAAGCGGGGATTGCGCGCTGCAACGGCTCATAG
- the recN gene encoding DNA repair protein RecN, whose product MLAQLHIQNYAIIDELEIGFGKNLNIITGETGAGKSILMGALALILGGRADSAVLVEKDKKCVIEGTFATKTPAVVKFLEENDLDQQEQLLIRREITAAGKSRAFINDTPATLGQLQELAGLLVDLHQQFDTLELGKADFQREVIDALAQTGPVLQQYQTEYRQAQAAAQKVQALKAQAESLAKEGDYNRFLLDELSEAAFREQEIEDMEAELKVLENSEGIKGALANASVALSEGEQPMVQQLKSLLHQLQGYTGMLHGLPSLVERLNSVQIELQDIAGELEGLHEQVNYDPERASALQERLSMGYRLLKKHGVRDTGALLKLQADIAAKLDNVLHLDEQIAGLERLREQHQQKAQALATQLSEKRRAVLPGFEKNVNAILVRVGMPNARLQAQVKEGPLGPAGQDYIEFLFDANKSNRFEPIRKVASGGELSRLMLAIKSQVAGSMQMPTLIFDEIDTGISGEAARQVGIIMKELGTGHQVICITHQPQIAAKADAHYFVYKLEEDGRLRTRIRQLKDKERVEAIARMLSGEQFSDGTLKVAREMILN is encoded by the coding sequence ATGCTGGCGCAACTGCACATCCAGAATTACGCGATCATCGACGAGCTGGAGATCGGCTTTGGAAAAAACCTCAACATCATCACCGGTGAAACCGGTGCGGGAAAGTCTATCCTCATGGGGGCCCTGGCCCTTATCCTGGGAGGGCGGGCGGACTCGGCGGTGTTGGTGGAAAAAGATAAAAAGTGCGTCATTGAGGGCACGTTTGCGACGAAGACACCGGCGGTGGTGAAATTCCTGGAAGAAAACGACCTGGACCAGCAGGAACAATTGCTTATCCGCCGCGAAATAACGGCCGCGGGTAAGTCCAGGGCCTTTATCAACGACACGCCCGCCACGCTTGGCCAGTTGCAGGAACTGGCGGGTCTTTTGGTGGACCTTCACCAACAGTTCGACACGCTGGAATTGGGCAAGGCGGACTTCCAGCGGGAAGTGATCGACGCCCTTGCCCAGACGGGGCCGGTGCTTCAACAATACCAAACCGAATACCGGCAGGCCCAGGCCGCCGCGCAGAAGGTGCAGGCCCTCAAGGCGCAGGCCGAATCCCTGGCCAAAGAGGGAGACTATAACCGTTTCCTGCTCGACGAATTGTCCGAAGCGGCTTTCCGGGAGCAGGAGATAGAAGACATGGAAGCGGAGCTGAAGGTCCTGGAGAATTCGGAAGGCATCAAAGGCGCGTTGGCCAATGCCAGCGTGGCGCTCTCCGAAGGCGAACAGCCCATGGTCCAGCAGCTCAAAAGCCTGTTGCACCAGCTCCAAGGATATACGGGGATGCTCCATGGTTTGCCCTCCCTCGTGGAACGCCTGAACAGCGTGCAGATCGAATTGCAGGACATCGCGGGCGAGCTGGAGGGGCTGCACGAGCAGGTCAATTACGATCCCGAGCGGGCTTCCGCACTCCAGGAGCGGTTATCTATGGGATACCGGCTCTTGAAAAAACACGGGGTCCGCGATACGGGCGCGCTGTTAAAACTCCAGGCGGATATTGCCGCAAAGCTGGACAACGTCCTCCACCTCGATGAACAGATTGCCGGTCTGGAGCGGCTCCGGGAGCAGCACCAGCAAAAGGCGCAGGCCCTGGCGACGCAGCTTTCGGAAAAGCGGCGGGCGGTACTGCCGGGTTTCGAAAAAAATGTCAACGCCATCCTCGTACGGGTAGGTATGCCCAATGCCCGTCTCCAGGCCCAGGTCAAAGAAGGCCCCCTCGGACCGGCAGGGCAGGACTATATCGAATTTCTTTTTGACGCCAACAAAAGCAACCGCTTCGAGCCCATCCGCAAGGTGGCCAGCGGGGGCGAGCTGAGCCGGCTCATGCTGGCCATCAAGTCCCAGGTGGCCGGGAGCATGCAAATGCCCACCCTTATTTTCGACGAGATCGATACCGGGATCAGCGGGGAAGCCGCCCGCCAGGTGGGGATCATCATGAAAGAGCTGGGGACGGGACACCAGGTCATCTGTATCACCCACCAGCCCCAGATCGCCGCCAAGGCCGACGCACACTATTTCGTCTATAAGCTCGAAGAGGACGGGCGGCTCCGCACACGGATCCGGCAGCTCAAGGACAAGGAACGGGTCGAGGCCATCGCCCGGATGCTCAGCGGGGAGCAATTCAGCGACGGGACGCTCAAAGTCGCCCGTGAAATGATCTTGAATTGA
- a CDS encoding enoyl-ACP reductase FabI, which yields MAYNLLKGKKGIIFGALDEKSMAWKAALRCYEEGAQIVLTNAPVAMRMGEIKKLAEACGNAPVIGADVTSQEDIDKLFTQSLEHFGGPIDFILHSVGMSVNMRKGNPYTDLNYAFTEKTYDISALSLHRVLQTAYKMDAIADWGSVVALTYIAAQRVFPDYSEMADAKSLLESIARSFGYHYAKKRKVRINTVSQSPTRTTAGSGVKGFDGFITYAEKMSPLGNATADDCANYVVSLFSDLTRMVTMQNLFHDGGFSFTGVSAEVIEQMEK from the coding sequence ATGGCATACAATCTACTAAAGGGTAAGAAAGGGATCATCTTCGGTGCCCTGGATGAAAAGTCGATGGCATGGAAAGCAGCGCTCCGTTGTTATGAAGAAGGGGCGCAGATCGTCCTGACCAACGCCCCGGTGGCCATGCGCATGGGGGAAATCAAAAAGCTTGCAGAGGCTTGCGGGAATGCCCCCGTCATCGGTGCGGACGTGACCAGCCAGGAAGACATCGACAAGCTCTTTACCCAAAGCCTCGAACACTTTGGGGGTCCTATCGATTTTATCCTCCATTCCGTGGGGATGAGCGTCAATATGCGCAAAGGGAATCCGTACACCGATCTCAACTACGCCTTTACGGAAAAGACGTACGACATTTCCGCGCTATCCCTGCACCGGGTACTCCAAACGGCCTACAAGATGGACGCCATCGCCGACTGGGGCAGCGTCGTGGCCCTCACCTATATCGCCGCACAGCGGGTGTTCCCCGACTACAGCGAGATGGCCGACGCCAAGTCCCTCCTGGAAAGCATCGCCCGGAGCTTTGGCTACCACTACGCCAAAAAACGCAAGGTCCGCATCAATACCGTATCCCAATCGCCCACGCGTACGACCGCCGGGAGCGGGGTCAAAGGTTTTGACGGCTTTATTACCTACGCCGAGAAAATGAGCCCGCTGGGGAACGCTACCGCCGACGACTGTGCGAACTACGTGGTGTCTCTGTTCAGCGACCTGACGCGCATGGTCACCATGCAGAATCTTTTCCACGACGGAGGATTCTCCTTTACCGGTGTCAGCGCAGAGGTGATCGAGCAGATGGAAAAATAG
- a CDS encoding DUF2795 domain-containing protein: MFWTLELASYLEDAPWPATKDELIDYAIRSGAPIEVVENLQELDDEGEIYEGVEDIWPDYPSQEDFFFNEDEY; this comes from the coding sequence ATGTTCTGGACATTAGAATTAGCATCCTATCTGGAAGACGCACCTTGGCCGGCAACAAAAGACGAGCTGATCGATTACGCCATTCGTAGCGGCGCCCCCATCGAGGTGGTGGAGAACCTGCAGGAATTGGACGATGAAGGGGAGATCTATGAAGGCGTAGAAGATATTTGGCCCGACTATCCCAGCCAGGAGGACTTCTTTTTCAACGAAGACGAGTACTAG
- a CDS encoding ABC transporter ATP-binding protein: MKGVDLEVKTAEIVSIVGSSGAGKSTLLHILGTLDRPDGGEIFFGTTRVDRLRTKALAHFRNRHIGFVFQFHHLLPEFSALENVCIPGWLAGKRKKEVEGRALELLGTLGLSDRTDSKPHTLSGGEQQRVAVARALINQPAVVFADEPTGNLDSVHARELHALFLQLRDQFRQTFVIVTHNEELAQMSDRIVHMKDGVVLS, encoded by the coding sequence TTGAAGGGTGTCGACCTGGAGGTAAAAACGGCAGAGATAGTCAGTATCGTGGGCTCGTCCGGGGCAGGAAAAAGTACTTTGCTCCATATCCTCGGCACCCTCGACCGCCCCGACGGAGGGGAAATCTTTTTTGGAACGACCCGGGTGGACCGGCTGCGGACAAAAGCGCTGGCCCATTTCCGGAACCGGCACATCGGCTTTGTTTTCCAGTTCCACCACCTGTTACCCGAATTTTCCGCTTTGGAAAACGTGTGCATCCCCGGCTGGCTGGCCGGTAAGCGTAAAAAAGAGGTCGAAGGCCGGGCGCTGGAGCTCCTCGGCACCCTGGGTCTCTCGGACCGCACCGACAGCAAGCCACATACCCTGTCCGGGGGCGAACAACAACGCGTCGCCGTGGCCCGTGCCCTCATCAACCAACCCGCCGTTGTTTTCGCGGATGAACCGACGGGGAACCTGGATTCCGTCCATGCCCGTGAGCTACACGCGCTGTTTTTGCAACTCCGCGACCAGTTCAGGCAAACGTTCGTTATCGTGACCCATAACGAGGAGCTCGCCCAGATGAGCGACCGCATTGTGCACATGAAGGATGGGGTGGTGCTTAGCTAA
- a CDS encoding cob(I)yrinic acid a,c-diamide adenosyltransferase, which produces MATKIYTKTGDKGKTSLIGGTKVPKSHDRIEAYGTVDELNSHIGLVGDLLAAAPEADSASALLREIQDRLFTIGSSLACDPEKEPKLKIPDLKEADVQLLEQAMDDMNDQIPPMKAFILPGGHPAISSLHIARCVCRRAERRVVALEEVDPLVLQYLNRLSDYLFVLARFTAEKWGIPEVPWKPRV; this is translated from the coding sequence ATGGCGACCAAAATCTACACGAAAACCGGCGACAAAGGCAAGACCAGCCTGATCGGGGGGACAAAGGTCCCCAAGAGCCACGACCGTATCGAGGCCTACGGGACTGTCGACGAGTTGAATTCCCATATCGGGCTCGTGGGCGACCTTCTGGCCGCGGCGCCCGAAGCCGATAGCGCCTCCGCCCTACTGCGCGAGATCCAGGACCGCCTCTTCACGATCGGCTCCTCCCTGGCCTGCGACCCCGAAAAAGAACCCAAGCTAAAAATCCCCGATTTAAAGGAAGCCGACGTGCAATTGCTGGAGCAGGCCATGGACGACATGAACGACCAAATCCCGCCGATGAAGGCATTTATTCTCCCTGGTGGTCATCCGGCAATTTCCTCCCTGCATATTGCGCGCTGTGTCTGCAGACGCGCAGAAAGGCGCGTAGTAGCCCTGGAGGAGGTCGATCCCCTGGTCCTGCAATACCTGAACCGTCTGAGCGATTATCTTTTCGTATTGGCCCGTTTTACGGCCGAAAAATGGGGCATCCCCGAGGTGCCGTGGAAACCCAGGGTTTAG
- a CDS encoding ABC transporter ATP-binding protein produces the protein MPPIIHLQSLSKSYYLGKQELPVLKGIDLDIQKNEYVALMGPSGSGKSTLMNILGCLDSPTSGKYVLNGHDVSQMPDDDLANVRNREIGFVFQQFNLMAGRTAAENVALPLVYAGVSRKERNERAMTMLERVGLADRSHHKPNELSGGQCQRVAIARALINDPAMILADEPTGNLDTKTSVEIMEIFTRIHSQGNTVVLVTHEEDIAGFAHRIVRLRDGVIENDRVTRVEKVLG, from the coding sequence ATGCCCCCCATCATCCACCTGCAATCCTTGAGCAAAAGCTATTACCTCGGTAAGCAAGAGCTGCCCGTTTTGAAGGGGATCGACCTGGACATCCAAAAAAATGAATACGTGGCCCTCATGGGGCCCTCGGGCTCGGGCAAAAGTACGCTCATGAACATCCTGGGCTGCCTGGATAGCCCGACGTCCGGCAAATACGTGCTCAACGGGCACGACGTGAGCCAGATGCCCGACGACGACCTGGCGAACGTCCGCAACCGTGAGATCGGCTTTGTCTTCCAGCAGTTCAACCTCATGGCCGGGCGTACGGCCGCGGAAAACGTGGCCCTTCCCCTGGTGTACGCGGGGGTCTCCCGGAAAGAACGGAACGAAAGGGCCATGACCATGCTGGAGCGCGTCGGTCTGGCCGACCGCAGCCATCATAAACCCAATGAATTGTCCGGGGGGCAGTGCCAGCGCGTGGCCATCGCCCGGGCCCTTATCAACGACCCGGCCATGATCCTTGCCGACGAACCCACCGGCAACCTGGATACCAAGACCTCCGTGGAAATCATGGAGATCTTTACGCGCATCCATTCCCAGGGCAATACAGTCGTGCTGGTGACCCACGAAGAGGACATCGCGGGTTTTGCGCACCGGATCGTGCGGCTCCGGGACGGGGTTATCGAGAATGACCGCGTGACGCGGGTGGAAAAGGTGCTGGGCTGA
- the gatC gene encoding Asp-tRNA(Asn)/Glu-tRNA(Gln) amidotransferase subunit GatC: MDVTDALVDKIAHLARLDFPETEKTSMKKDLERMIRFVEKLQELDTTGVPPLLHMSDVINNLREDEVKGSVPREEALKNAARHSDRFFLVPKVIKK, translated from the coding sequence ATGGACGTAACGGACGCATTGGTAGATAAGATCGCCCACCTGGCACGGTTGGATTTCCCGGAAACGGAAAAAACTTCCATGAAAAAGGACCTGGAACGGATGATCCGCTTTGTGGAAAAACTACAGGAGCTGGATACCACCGGGGTTCCCCCTCTGCTGCACATGAGTGACGTGATCAACAACCTGCGGGAGGACGAGGTCAAAGGGTCCGTTCCCAGGGAGGAGGCGCTGAAAAACGCCGCCCGCCACAGCGACCGGTTTTTCCTGGTCCCGAAAGTCATTAAAAAATAG
- the trpS gene encoding tryptophan--tRNA ligase encodes MSNGATSSKREIVVSGIRSTGVLHLGNYFGAMRNYVRMQEDYDCYFFIADWHSLTTHPDTKGLSGSVHRVLAEYIACGLDPAKVTLYVQSDIPEIAELYLLLNMLAYKGELEKTASFKDKVRQQPENVNAGLLTYPVLMTSDILVHRAVKVPVGKDQEQHLEMARNFGQRFNHRYGQEVFPEPYAFNFGHELLKVPSLDGAGKMSKSENQMATLYLNDDDDLIRKKVMKAKTDAGPTAPNTPMPDYIENLFLLMRLVSDDSTILHYTAAYNDAAIRYGDMKKALAEDMIRFIAPIRESARELEKDKGYLHKVMREGAEKARISAAATLQLVRHAMGMDYRFLS; translated from the coding sequence ATGTCAAACGGGGCAACATCCTCCAAACGGGAGATCGTCGTCAGCGGAATCCGCAGCACGGGCGTCTTGCACTTGGGGAACTATTTCGGCGCGATGCGCAACTACGTCCGCATGCAGGAAGACTATGACTGTTACTTTTTTATCGCAGACTGGCACTCCCTGACCACCCACCCGGATACCAAAGGATTGTCGGGGAGCGTACACCGGGTACTGGCGGAATACATCGCCTGCGGCCTCGACCCGGCCAAGGTGACGTTGTATGTACAAAGCGACATCCCGGAAATCGCCGAGTTGTACCTCCTGCTGAATATGCTGGCCTACAAAGGAGAGCTGGAGAAAACGGCCTCGTTCAAGGACAAGGTGCGCCAGCAGCCGGAGAACGTCAACGCGGGGCTGCTGACCTACCCGGTCCTGATGACGTCGGACATCCTGGTCCACCGCGCGGTAAAGGTCCCGGTGGGCAAGGACCAGGAACAACACCTGGAAATGGCCCGGAACTTCGGCCAGCGCTTTAACCACCGCTACGGCCAGGAGGTTTTTCCCGAGCCTTACGCCTTTAATTTCGGCCACGAGCTGCTCAAAGTCCCCAGCCTTGACGGCGCCGGAAAGATGAGCAAAAGCGAAAACCAGATGGCCACCCTTTACCTCAACGACGACGACGACCTGATCCGTAAGAAAGTGATGAAGGCCAAAACGGACGCGGGACCCACGGCACCGAATACCCCCATGCCCGACTATATCGAAAACCTGTTTTTGCTGATGCGTCTTGTATCAGATGACAGCACCATTCTGCACTATACGGCTGCTTATAACGACGCGGCCATCCGGTACGGGGATATGAAAAAGGCCCTGGCCGAAGACATGATCCGGTTTATCGCCCCTATCCGCGAATCGGCACGGGAATTGGAAAAGGACAAGGGCTATCTCCACAAGGTCATGCGCGAAGGCGCTGAAAAGGCCAGGATCAGTGCCGCGGCGACCCTTCAACTGGTCCGCCATGCCATGGGGATGGATTACCGCTTTTTATCTTAA
- a CDS encoding deoxynucleoside kinase, translating into MAKPKKPKHIAVAGNIGAGKTTLTEMLSKHYRWIPQFEDVDHNPYLYDFYEDMPRWSFNLQIYFLNGRLNQLLDIQRGSETVIQDRTIYEDAYIFAPNLHEMGLMDQRDFQNYCTFFETLKSMVNPPDLLIYLKGSVPTLVAQIQKRGREYEENIRLDYLKRLNEYYNKWIDSYKEGPLLVVNIDENKFPENEEHLGDIINKIDGMLFGLF; encoded by the coding sequence ATGGCGAAGCCCAAGAAGCCCAAACACATCGCGGTCGCCGGAAATATCGGCGCCGGAAAGACGACCCTCACCGAAATGCTGAGCAAGCACTACCGGTGGATTCCACAGTTCGAAGACGTAGACCATAATCCCTATCTATACGACTTCTACGAAGACATGCCCCGCTGGAGCTTTAACCTCCAGATCTACTTCCTGAACGGGCGGCTCAACCAGCTCCTCGACATCCAGCGCGGGTCCGAGACCGTGATCCAGGACCGGACCATCTACGAAGACGCCTACATCTTTGCCCCCAACCTCCACGAGATGGGGCTCATGGATCAGCGCGACTTCCAGAACTATTGTACCTTTTTCGAGACCCTCAAAAGCATGGTCAACCCCCCGGACCTCCTGATCTACCTCAAGGGCTCCGTTCCGACGCTGGTCGCCCAGATCCAGAAACGCGGCCGCGAATACGAGGAGAACATCCGGCTCGACTACCTCAAACGCCTCAACGAATACTACAACAAGTGGATCGATTCCTATAAGGAAGGACCCCTGCTCGTCGTCAACATCGATGAGAATAAGTTCCCCGAGAATGAGGAGCACCTCGGGGATATTATCAATAAGATTGACGGGATGCTGTTCGGGCTGTTCTAA